The following are encoded in a window of Mycobacterium sp. ELW1 genomic DNA:
- a CDS encoding alpha/beta hydrolase, protein MDSISRRSLGRLTAVAGGAALLSACTTPARTDATPPRSPQHQLGPIKQIKAGLLDVGYTEAGPADGRPVILLHGWPYDIHSYADVSAILAGQGFRVIVPYLRGFGSTRFLSTDTFRNGQQAALGADVIALMDALHIDTAILGGYDWGGRTANVVASLWPQRVAGLVAVSGYIVVDLAANREPLPPEAEHGWWYQYYFATPRGELGYRRNATAFNRLIWSSASPLWQFDDAAYDLSATAFDNPDHVDIVIHNYRWRLSLAAGESRYDADEQRLAGKPRIPVPTITIASDFDGAAKDGTAYRAIYTGPYQHRVLNRIGHNVPQEAPEQFAAAVVDVDRMINH, encoded by the coding sequence ATGGACAGCATCAGCAGACGAAGCCTCGGCCGGCTGACGGCGGTCGCCGGGGGTGCGGCGCTGCTTTCGGCGTGCACGACCCCGGCGCGCACCGACGCGACACCACCGCGCTCGCCGCAACACCAGCTCGGCCCGATCAAGCAGATCAAGGCGGGTCTGCTCGACGTCGGCTACACCGAGGCAGGGCCTGCCGACGGGCGACCGGTCATCCTGCTGCATGGGTGGCCCTACGACATCCACAGCTACGCCGACGTCTCGGCGATCCTTGCCGGCCAAGGCTTCCGCGTCATCGTGCCGTACCTGCGCGGCTTCGGGTCGACCCGATTCTTGTCGACGGACACATTTCGCAACGGTCAGCAAGCCGCTCTGGGCGCCGATGTGATCGCGCTGATGGACGCGCTGCACATCGACACTGCGATCCTCGGCGGCTACGACTGGGGCGGTCGCACCGCGAACGTCGTCGCGTCGCTGTGGCCGCAGCGGGTCGCCGGACTCGTCGCGGTCAGCGGCTACATCGTCGTCGATCTGGCCGCCAACCGCGAACCGCTGCCTCCCGAGGCCGAACACGGCTGGTGGTATCAGTACTACTTCGCCACGCCACGTGGCGAACTCGGCTACCGGCGCAACGCCACGGCGTTCAACCGGCTGATCTGGTCCAGCGCCTCACCGCTGTGGCAGTTCGACGACGCCGCCTACGACCTGTCGGCCACGGCATTCGACAACCCGGATCATGTCGACATCGTGATCCACAACTACCGCTGGCGCCTCAGCCTCGCCGCAGGCGAATCCCGTTACGACGCAGACGAACAACGACTTGCCGGCAAGCCGCGCATCCCGGTGCCCACCATCACCATCGCAAGCGACTTCGACGGCGCGGCCAAAGATGGCACTGCTTACCGCGCCATCTACACCGGCCCCTACCAGCATCGCGTCCTGAATCGGATCGGACACAATGTCCCTCAGGAGGCGCCGGAACAGTTCGCCGCGGCCGTCGTCGATGTCGACCGCATGATCAACCACTAG
- a CDS encoding LysR family transcriptional regulator, with protein sequence MELRQIEHFVFVAEEMSFTRGAQRAHIVQSALSSSIARLERELDVQLFDRSRQRIRLTAAGERFRSHAYDVLKASRLAAESVGEFTGKLSGTVEFGSLISSGPVDVAAALGRFHRAHPFVGLRLRLSQTGASSYLSALLEGSLDLALVSVPDRHPPQLNMRLLLEEPMVFVCRTDHELAARSRLDLSDIEAEDLVGFPPGFGLRRLVDGALHAAGVSARTQYEVPAGFAAIAELVRNGLGTAFMPRSEARRFDRLASIELTDPVVWQVYLASRPAEQLTAAASVLAETLLQAAADLRKKSVRGGT encoded by the coding sequence GTGGAATTACGCCAGATCGAACATTTCGTGTTCGTTGCCGAGGAGATGAGCTTCACCCGGGGTGCGCAACGGGCACACATCGTGCAGTCGGCGTTGTCGTCGTCGATCGCCAGGCTCGAACGTGAGCTCGACGTCCAGCTTTTCGACCGATCGCGCCAGCGAATACGTCTCACCGCCGCCGGTGAACGCTTTCGGTCGCACGCTTACGACGTGCTGAAGGCGAGCCGGCTGGCCGCCGAGTCGGTCGGTGAGTTCACCGGAAAACTCTCGGGCACAGTCGAATTCGGGTCACTGATCTCGTCGGGGCCGGTGGATGTGGCCGCTGCTCTCGGGCGATTTCACCGCGCCCATCCGTTCGTGGGGCTGCGGTTGCGCCTGAGCCAGACCGGGGCGTCGTCGTACCTGTCGGCCCTTCTCGAGGGATCGTTGGATCTGGCCCTGGTGTCGGTTCCCGACCGTCACCCGCCGCAGCTGAACATGCGGTTGCTGCTCGAGGAGCCAATGGTTTTCGTGTGCCGCACCGACCATGAACTGGCCGCACGGTCGCGCCTCGACCTTTCCGATATCGAGGCCGAGGACCTCGTCGGCTTCCCGCCGGGCTTCGGACTGCGCAGGCTGGTGGACGGCGCGCTGCACGCTGCCGGTGTCAGCGCACGGACGCAGTACGAGGTGCCCGCCGGCTTCGCCGCGATCGCCGAGTTGGTGCGCAATGGCCTGGGCACCGCGTTCATGCCTCGGTCGGAGGCTCGTCGGTTTGATCGGCTGGCGTCGATCGAACTGACCGATCCGGTGGTGTGGCAGGTGTACCTGGCCTCTCGGCCTGCGGAGCAGCTGACGGCGGCAGCGAGCGTGCTGGCCGAGACACTTCTCCAGGCTGCCGCCGACCTACGGAAAAAGAGTGTCCGAGGGGGGACTTGA
- a CDS encoding sensor domain-containing protein codes for MTPRLPAIAALLCLSVSGCSAVTAGSAQSAERAPLTSPDALPALLLSAPDVGAALASDDVVVTTDVTKAWNDSAHFADVNCLAIAGAAQQGVYASSGSTAVHGQVLREAPTAPAWEHYAVQAVVLFPSAQAASDFFAASQRGWAQCSNRELNYAQPIGPPQVWSVGQTSTDRDVLAVSRVQQSPQRWACQRALTVHSNVAVDVEACSLDGPTAAASAIAGQIAGRLPSA; via the coding sequence ATGACTCCCCGCCTGCCCGCGATCGCGGCGCTGCTGTGCCTGTCGGTCAGTGGCTGCTCGGCCGTCACCGCGGGCAGCGCACAGTCGGCCGAACGTGCGCCGCTGACCAGCCCGGACGCCCTGCCTGCGCTCCTGCTGTCGGCGCCCGATGTCGGCGCGGCACTGGCCAGCGACGACGTCGTCGTCACCACCGACGTGACCAAAGCCTGGAACGACAGCGCCCACTTCGCCGACGTGAACTGCCTGGCCATCGCCGGCGCCGCACAGCAGGGCGTCTACGCGAGCAGCGGGTCGACCGCCGTACACGGTCAGGTGCTGCGCGAGGCACCGACAGCGCCGGCGTGGGAGCACTACGCCGTCCAGGCGGTGGTGTTGTTCCCCAGCGCGCAGGCGGCGTCGGACTTCTTCGCCGCGTCACAGCGGGGCTGGGCGCAGTGCTCCAACCGGGAGCTGAACTACGCCCAGCCGATCGGACCCCCGCAGGTGTGGTCGGTGGGACAGACCAGCACCGACCGCGACGTGCTCGCGGTGTCGCGGGTACAGCAGAGCCCGCAGCGGTGGGCCTGCCAGCGGGCTTTGACGGTGCACAGCAATGTCGCGGTCGACGTGGAAGCGTGCAGCCTGGACGGGCCGACGGCGGCGGCCAGCGCGATCGCCGGCCAGATCGCCGGACGGCTGCCCAGCGCCTAG
- a CDS encoding M20/M25/M40 family metallo-hydrolase, whose protein sequence is MVGKGTVTQAVDEVVDLVSSLIRFDTSNTGDLATTKGEAECALWVAEQLSAVGYATEYIESGAPGRGNVFARLPGADRSRGALLIHGHLDVVPAEPADWSVHPFSGAVADGYVWGRGAVDMKDMCGMMIAVARHFKRAGIVPPRDLVFAFVADEEHGGTYGAQWLVDNRPDLFEGITEAIGEVGGFSLTVPHKDGGERRLYLIETAEKGLSWMRLTARGRAGHGSMVHDDNAVTAVAEAVARLGRHQFPLVLTDSVQQFLTAVAEETGYSFDLDSPDLDGTIAKLGGISRIVGATLRDTANPTMLKAGYKANVIPQTAEAVIDCRVLPGRKEAFEREIDELIGPDVTREWERDLPPYETTFDGDLVDAMNDALLAVDPEARTVPYMLSGGTDAKAFARLGIRCFGFIPLRLPPELDFAALFHGVDERVPVDALHFGTQVLEHFLKNC, encoded by the coding sequence GTGGTAGGAAAGGGGACTGTGACACAAGCCGTCGACGAGGTCGTTGATCTCGTCAGTTCCCTGATCCGGTTCGATACCTCCAACACCGGCGATTTGGCGACCACCAAGGGTGAGGCGGAGTGTGCCCTCTGGGTCGCCGAGCAACTCAGCGCCGTCGGCTACGCCACCGAGTACATCGAATCCGGAGCCCCGGGACGCGGCAACGTGTTCGCGCGCCTGCCCGGCGCCGACCGTAGCCGCGGCGCACTACTGATCCACGGCCACCTCGACGTGGTGCCCGCCGAGCCCGCGGACTGGAGCGTGCATCCCTTCTCCGGCGCCGTCGCCGACGGCTACGTGTGGGGCCGCGGCGCGGTCGACATGAAGGACATGTGCGGCATGATGATCGCGGTCGCCAGGCACTTCAAACGTGCCGGCATCGTGCCGCCCCGCGATCTGGTGTTCGCGTTCGTCGCCGACGAGGAGCACGGCGGCACCTATGGCGCGCAGTGGTTGGTGGACAACCGGCCCGACCTGTTCGAGGGCATCACCGAGGCGATCGGTGAGGTGGGCGGTTTCTCGCTGACTGTGCCGCACAAGGACGGCGGGGAACGCCGGCTCTACCTCATCGAAACCGCTGAGAAGGGTCTGTCCTGGATGCGGCTGACCGCCCGCGGTCGCGCCGGCCACGGCTCGATGGTGCACGACGACAACGCCGTCACCGCGGTCGCCGAGGCTGTCGCCCGTCTGGGGCGACACCAATTCCCGCTGGTGCTCACCGATTCCGTGCAGCAATTCCTCACCGCGGTCGCCGAGGAGACCGGCTACAGCTTCGATCTGGACTCGCCCGATCTGGATGGCACGATCGCCAAGCTCGGCGGCATCTCGCGCATCGTCGGCGCGACCCTGCGTGACACCGCCAATCCCACGATGCTCAAGGCCGGGTACAAGGCCAACGTCATCCCGCAGACGGCCGAGGCGGTCATCGACTGCCGGGTGCTGCCGGGTCGCAAGGAGGCCTTCGAGCGGGAGATCGACGAGCTGATCGGTCCCGACGTCACCCGCGAGTGGGAGCGGGACCTGCCGCCGTACGAGACGACGTTCGACGGCGACCTGGTCGACGCGATGAACGACGCGCTGCTGGCCGTCGACCCGGAGGCCCGCACCGTTCCCTACATGCTCTCCGGCGGAACGGACGCGAAAGCCTTTGCCAGACTGGGTATTCGGTGCTTCGGTTTCATTCCGCTGCGGC